One Ctenopharyngodon idella isolate HZGC_01 chromosome 9, HZGC01, whole genome shotgun sequence DNA window includes the following coding sequences:
- the commd6 gene encoding COMM domain-containing protein 6, giving the protein MLGLELSAGVDGVVEKIEKLPTDLFAETLQAILVHLQDQNKAVDLIETCNKFQRAGINLDQKAVQDVIKLLSYYFRLAAKSNLSADVLVSKLTECSSKWSKPNLQLVHQFWTEHGSLLHQEVLTMASIGQLVDIQWKLGMAVSSDTCRSLNSSFISVLMKIADTSGEVSYKSFEMTVQQFQNFYRQFKEMASVLETV; this is encoded by the exons ATGTTAGGACTGGAGCTGTCAGCTG GTGTGGATGGTGTGGTCGAAAAAATTGAAAAACTCCCCACAGACTTGTTTGCAGAAACG CTTCAGGCGATCCTGGTTCATCTTCAGGATCAGAACAAGGCAGTAGATTTGATTGAAACCTGTAAC AAATTTCAAAGAGCTGGGATAAACCTTGATCAGAAAGCTGTTCAAGATGTTATAAAACTGCTGTCATACTATTTTAG GTTAGCTGCAAAGAGCAATCTCAGTGCAGATGTCTTGGTCAGTAAATTGACTGAATGCAGCAGTAAATGGTCCAAACCAAACCTACAGTTGGTGCACCAGTTTTGGACTGAGCATGGTTCTCTTCTACATCAGGAGGTCCTGACAATGGCTAGTATTGGACAG CTTGTAGATATCCAGTGGAAGCTTGGAATGGCAGTGAGCTCAGATACCTGCCGATCCCTCAACTCTTCGTTCATCTCCGTTTTAATGAAAATTGCAGACACATCAGGGGAGGTATCATATAAATCCTTTGAGATGACAGTACAGCAGTTCCAG AACTTCTACAGGCAGTTCAAGGAAATGGCCTCCGTTTTAGagactgtttaa
- the morc3a gene encoding MORC family CW-type zinc finger protein 3a isoform X3: protein MAVQTERGIPLSALNPKFLHTNSTSHTWPFSAIAELIDNAYDPDVSAKQFWIDKTAIKGHDCLTFMDNGAGMDYDKMHKMLSFGFSDKETINGHVPVGLYGNGFKSGSMRLGKDAIVFSKNGESMCVGLLSQTYLQEIQAENVIVPIVSFKRNGQSFRPEPQHTASLQDILHFSLFQTEDELLSELSAINAHYTTESTGTRIIIWNLRKTSSDKSEFDFESDRYDIQIPSEVYESEKEKYKQPCRLLQSSPESDFSLRAYCSILYLKPKMQIIIRGQKVKTQLISKSLAHIVKDKYKPNFLNKESIPITFGYNTKSKEHYGVMMYHKNRLIKAYERVGCQNRANGRGVGVIAVIECNFLKPTHNKQDFDYTEEYRRTMNVLGVKLEEYWKAIRHKRGVPNAVLMEDMPKRPDQTWVQCDDCLKWRKLPDGIDTNKLPEKWFCRLNPDPQFRQCEKPEEAEDSEDENSNCLKEYKLQWKPG from the exons ATGGCAGTGCAAACGGAGAGAGGGATCCCGCTCAGTGCG CTTAATCCAAAGTTCCTTCACACCAACTCCACCAGCCACACCTGGCCCTTCAGTGCCATTGCAGAGCTGATAG ACAATGCTTATGACCCAGATGTGAGTGCCAAACAGTTTTGGATTGATAAGACAGCAATCAAAGGTCATGACTGTCTAACTTTCATGGATAATGGAGCTGGAATGGATTACGATAAGATGCACAAAATGCTCAG TTTTGGCTTTAGTGACAAGGAGACTATAAATGGCCATGTCCCTGTGGGCCTCTACGGCAATGGGTTTAAGTCTGGCTCCATGCGCTTGGGAAAGGACGCCATTGTGTTTTCCAAGAACGGAGAGTCCATGTGTGTGGGCCTGCTGTCCCAGACGTACCTTCAAGAGATACAGGCAGAGAATGTCATTGTACCCATTGTCTCATTCAAACGCAACGGACAGTCAT TCCGGCCCGAGCCACAACACACAGCAAGTCTCCAAGATATCCTGCACTTTTCTCTGTTCCAGACAGAGGATGAACTGCTCTCTGAACTCAGTGCCATCAATGCACACTATACCACAGAGTCCACAGGAACACGAATCATCATTTGGAATCTCCGCAA AACATCCTCTGACAAATCTGAGTTTGACTTTGAATCAGACCGCTATGACATCCAGATTCCATCTGAAGTATATGAGAGTGAAAAGGAGAAATACAAGCAACCCTGTCGCCTGTTACAGTCAAGCCCAGAGAGCGACTTCTCCCTGCGG GCGTACTGTAGCATCCTATACTTGAAGCCCAAAATGCAGATTATCATTCGTGGACAAAAAGTGAAAACCCAGCTGATCTCTAAAAGCCTGGCACACATTGTCAAGGATAAATACAAACCCAACTTTCTAAAT AAAGAAAGCATCCCCATCACATTTGGATACAATACTAAGAGCAAAGAACATTACGGAGTCATGATGTACCATAAAAACCGGCTCATCAAAGCCTATGAGCGTGTTGGATGCCAAAACAGg GCAAATGGAAGAGGAGTGGGAGTCATTGCAGTGATTGAGTGCAACTTTCTTAAGCCAACACACAACAAGCAGGACTTTGACTACACAGAAGAGTACAG GAGAACAATGAACGTTTTGGGCGTGAAACTGGAAGAATACTGGAAAGCAATCCGCCATAAGAGGGGAGTGCCCAACGCAGTGCTTATGGAGGATATGCC GAAACGTCCTGATCAGACCTGGGTTCAGTGTGATGATTGTCTGAAGTGGAGGAAACTTCCAGATGGCATCGACACGAATAAGCTGCCTGAAAAATGGTTCTGTCGATTGAATCCAGACCCCCAGTTCAG GCAATGTGAAAAACCAGAAGAAGCTGAAGATTCTGAGGATGAAAATTCAAACTGCCTGAAAGAATACAAACTGCA GTGGAAGCCAGGTTGA
- the morc3a gene encoding MORC family CW-type zinc finger protein 3a isoform X4, which translates to MAVQTERGIPLSALNPKFLHTNSTSHTWPFSAIAELIDNAYDPDVSAKQFWIDKTAIKGHDCLTFMDNGAGMDYDKMHKMLSFGFSDKETINGHVPVGLYGNGFKSGSMRLGKDAIVFSKNGESMCVGLLSQTYLQEIQAENVIVPIVSFKRNGQSFRPEPQHTASLQDILHFSLFQTEDELLSELSAINAHYTTESTGTRIIIWNLRKTSSDKSEFDFESDRYDIQIPSEVYESEKEKYKQPCRLLQSSPESDFSLRAYCSILYLKPKMQIIIRGQKVKTQLISKSLAHIVKDKYKPNFLNKESIPITFGYNTKSKEHYGVMMYHKNRLIKAYERVGCQNRANGRGVGVIAVIECNFLKPTHNKQDFDYTEEYRRTMNVLGVKLEEYWKAIRHKRGVPNAVLMEDMPKRPDQTWVQCDDCLKWRKLPDGIDTNKLPEKWFCRLNPDPQFS; encoded by the exons ATGGCAGTGCAAACGGAGAGAGGGATCCCGCTCAGTGCG CTTAATCCAAAGTTCCTTCACACCAACTCCACCAGCCACACCTGGCCCTTCAGTGCCATTGCAGAGCTGATAG ACAATGCTTATGACCCAGATGTGAGTGCCAAACAGTTTTGGATTGATAAGACAGCAATCAAAGGTCATGACTGTCTAACTTTCATGGATAATGGAGCTGGAATGGATTACGATAAGATGCACAAAATGCTCAG TTTTGGCTTTAGTGACAAGGAGACTATAAATGGCCATGTCCCTGTGGGCCTCTACGGCAATGGGTTTAAGTCTGGCTCCATGCGCTTGGGAAAGGACGCCATTGTGTTTTCCAAGAACGGAGAGTCCATGTGTGTGGGCCTGCTGTCCCAGACGTACCTTCAAGAGATACAGGCAGAGAATGTCATTGTACCCATTGTCTCATTCAAACGCAACGGACAGTCAT TCCGGCCCGAGCCACAACACACAGCAAGTCTCCAAGATATCCTGCACTTTTCTCTGTTCCAGACAGAGGATGAACTGCTCTCTGAACTCAGTGCCATCAATGCACACTATACCACAGAGTCCACAGGAACACGAATCATCATTTGGAATCTCCGCAA AACATCCTCTGACAAATCTGAGTTTGACTTTGAATCAGACCGCTATGACATCCAGATTCCATCTGAAGTATATGAGAGTGAAAAGGAGAAATACAAGCAACCCTGTCGCCTGTTACAGTCAAGCCCAGAGAGCGACTTCTCCCTGCGG GCGTACTGTAGCATCCTATACTTGAAGCCCAAAATGCAGATTATCATTCGTGGACAAAAAGTGAAAACCCAGCTGATCTCTAAAAGCCTGGCACACATTGTCAAGGATAAATACAAACCCAACTTTCTAAAT AAAGAAAGCATCCCCATCACATTTGGATACAATACTAAGAGCAAAGAACATTACGGAGTCATGATGTACCATAAAAACCGGCTCATCAAAGCCTATGAGCGTGTTGGATGCCAAAACAGg GCAAATGGAAGAGGAGTGGGAGTCATTGCAGTGATTGAGTGCAACTTTCTTAAGCCAACACACAACAAGCAGGACTTTGACTACACAGAAGAGTACAG GAGAACAATGAACGTTTTGGGCGTGAAACTGGAAGAATACTGGAAAGCAATCCGCCATAAGAGGGGAGTGCCCAACGCAGTGCTTATGGAGGATATGCC GAAACGTCCTGATCAGACCTGGGTTCAGTGTGATGATTGTCTGAAGTGGAGGAAACTTCCAGATGGCATCGACACGAATAAGCTGCCTGAAAAATGGTTCTGTCGATTGAATCCAGACCCCCAGTTCAG ttga